A genomic region of Eucalyptus grandis isolate ANBG69807.140 chromosome 5, ASM1654582v1, whole genome shotgun sequence contains the following coding sequences:
- the LOC120293491 gene encoding vesicle-fusing ATPase-like — MIGLDEQTKCARIVKVFEDAYKSSLSIVILDDLEMLLEYAAIGPQFSELIAQTSLALLKQRPPEGKKLLVIGTTSQVSFLDSVDLCNAFSVTYHVPTLKTEDAKKVLEQLKVFSEHDVDAAAEALNDIPIKKLYMLIEMAAQGKHGGAAEAIYSGREKIKISHFYDCL; from the exons ATGATCGGACTAGATGAGCAGACCAAATGTGCACGGATTGTGAAG GTTTTTGAGGATGCTTACAAATCTTCATTGAGCATTGTCATACTTGATGACCTTGAAAT GCTACTGGAGTATGCTGCCATTGGGCCTCAGTTTTCGGAGTTGATAGCTCAGACATCGTTAGCCCTTTTGAAGCAACGTCCTCCAGAG GGAAAGAAGCTTCTCGTGATAGGGACAACAAGTCAAGTGAGTTTCTTGGATTCAGTTGATCTCTGCAATGCCTTTTCTGTCACTTACCATGTCCCCACATTGAAGACAGAGGATGCAAAGAAG GTGTTGGAACAGCTGAAGGTTTTCTCTGAACATGACGTTGATGCAGCTGCCGAGGCTCTAAATGAT ATACCCATCAAGAAGCTTTACATGCTGATAGAGATGGCGGCCCAGGGCAAGCATGGTGGGGCTGCAGAGGCCATCTACTCTGGTAGAGAGAAGATCAAGATTTCTCATTTCTACGATTGCCTTTAG